Proteins encoded by one window of bacterium:
- a CDS encoding secondary thiamine-phosphate synthase enzyme YjbQ, translated as MKSHVKYLWFKTEKRRMYTNITGEVEAALAESGIREGMALVSAMHITAGVYVNDAEDGIIQDIDEMLERLAPRGPDYNHHNTGEDNGDAHLKSILVHHQVILPVTAGKLDVGPWQQVYYAEFDGCRRKRVIIKIIGE; from the coding sequence ATGAAATCACACGTGAAATACCTCTGGTTCAAGACCGAAAAACGACGGATGTACACCAACATCACTGGCGAGGTGGAGGCGGCTCTGGCCGAGAGCGGCATCCGCGAGGGGATGGCCCTGGTGAGCGCGATGCACATCACTGCGGGCGTCTACGTGAATGATGCGGAGGACGGGATAATCCAGGATATCGACGAGATGCTGGAGCGGCTGGCCCCGCGCGGGCCCGACTACAATCACCACAACACGGGCGAGGACAACGGGGACGCCCATCTGAAAAGCATCCTGGTCCACCACCAGGTTATACTGCCGGTAACGGCGGGCAAGCTGGACGTGGGCCCCTGGCAGCAGGTCTACTATGCCGAGTTTGATGGCTGCCGCAGGAAGCGGGTGATCATTAAAATAATCGGTGAGTGA
- a CDS encoding HD domain-containing protein, translated as MVKNYRELIQQKCNEPANRFGPAFFERHILLVERFALQLAGSLGADRDILLAAVYLHDLAAVLDFSCLAAHAERGAELAGEILERDGHGPDWIERVQGAIRTHSAPLGLSEGTAEQVCLSNADGLAQMADPVYWLFYIFSVRGFDYAAGRKWYSERVDSVKSRLIPQARKLAAPFYELDLELLRER; from the coding sequence ATGGTTAAAAATTACCGCGAGCTGATCCAGCAGAAATGCAACGAACCGGCCAACCGTTTCGGGCCGGCTTTCTTCGAGCGTCATATCCTGCTCGTGGAACGTTTCGCCCTTCAGCTTGCCGGCAGCCTGGGCGCGGACCGGGACATCCTGCTGGCCGCGGTCTACCTGCACGACCTGGCCGCGGTGCTCGATTTCTCCTGTCTGGCCGCGCACGCCGAGCGCGGGGCGGAACTGGCCGGGGAGATACTGGAACGGGACGGCCACGGGCCGGACTGGATCGAGCGGGTGCAGGGAGCGATACGCACCCACTCCGCGCCGCTGGGCCTGAGCGAGGGAACCGCCGAGCAGGTCTGCCTGTCCAACGCGGACGGCCTGGCGCAAATGGCCGACCCGGTCTACTGGCTGTTCTACATCTTCAGCGTGCGTGGGTTCGACTACGCAGCCGGGCGGAAATGGTACAGCGAGCGGGTGGATTCGGTCAAGAGCAGGCTGATCCCGCAGGCGCGCAAGCTGGCCGCACCCTTCTACGAACTGGACCTGGAGCTGCTCAGGGAGCGCTGA